The Candidatus Woesearchaeota archaeon region GGGCGTCAAGCGAGGATTCAAACAATTCAAGCTTGTTTTTCAGGCGAGGCTCAAGGGCAATCCTTGCCCTTACGATATTTCTCAAAAGCGCCTCTGCAATTTTCTTGAACATTAATTCTTCTTAATCCAATACATTTTAATATTTTGCCATTTTTAGCAGCAGATGCAATGAAAAGCATAAAAAAGCGCTCAGAAACTCACGCTTTTTTAGGAGTCATATTTTCTGTAGTCCTTCTCTTTCTCCTTTTTCTTATGAATTTTCGGATTTTGATATTTAATGGCGCTTATTACAGAAGCGAATTCAGGAGGATTGGAGTTTATGATTCATTTTACAAAATCGGAATTGATTCTGGGGCTGTTGATTCTGAGCTCTCAAAAATTCTTTTATTCTTTCAGGGAAAGGCAAATCTGGAAAACGGGCTTCTTTCAGGAGAGGAAATTTCCCACCTCAATGATGTCAGGATTCTGATAAATCAAGGACTATGTCTCTTTTATCTGCTTTTTTTGCTTCTTTTGATTATGGGCTTATTTATCGCATTAGAAAAAAACAGGAGTTTCATTTTTTATTCTCCGAGAAGCGCAGTAATTATCGCTTTTGCATTTTTTGGGCTGATTTTAGCTTTTTCATTTTTTCCGCATGTTTTTGAAAGGGCGTTTGTCATTTTCCATTGGGTTTTCTTTCCGCAGGGAAACTGGGCGTTTCCAGCCGGAAGCAGAATGCTTCTTCTCTTTCCTGAGCAGCTTTTCAGGGATTTTCTAGTGCATTCATCCCTTCTTTTTTTATGCGAGGCAATAGCTCTTTTTCTTGCATTTTTATTGATAAAAAGAGAAAGATTTAAATAGTATCACTACTTAGTAGTGACTATGGAAAACAAAAAAGAGCCGGAGTATCTTGAAAGGATAAGAGCAGAGTGCGAAAGCCACAGGAGAATGCTTTATAACACCGGATATTCTACTCACGAGGACAAACACCCTAAAAAACAGAAAAACATATTGAAAACAATAGGAAAATCACTGATTCCTCTTGCACTTGCAGGAGTAATCGGAGTTTCAATAGGAGGGTTTGGCGCAAAATATGAAGCAGCCCCGAAAAATTCAGGAACGGCGTATGCCTATTCTTCTGAAAGCAAAATCGCAAACAGCGATTCAGTGAAAATCGGGCTTGAAGAAATATTAAATCCAGAAGAATTAACTGCTGAAAAAAAAGAAGATTTAGGCGCAGATATCAAGCCATCTTATTCAGAAATGCTGAATTCCTCAATTGAAAATGTTCTTTACAGGATTCCTGAAGAAAAGCTTGACTACTATCTCAAAAATTCCAGAGCCATCCATATGGACGAGAAATATCTTCCTCTTGTAAAGGAGCTTTCCTCAAAATTTGGGATGGATGCTGCAACGCTTGCATCCATAATTGAAGTGGAAAGCAACTGGAATGTAAAATGCGAATCCTCATGGGGAGCAGCATCTCTCATGCAGGTTACAAGGAACAGCTCAACTGACCAGGAGTGGAAGAACAGGTATGACCCCAGGACAAACATTTCTGCGGGGATAAGGATATGGAAGGCAAAAGAAAATGCGCTTTCATTTGCAGAGCCGCCTGAAGCCCTGAAACAAGAAAACCCATCTTTATACTGGAAGGCAAGCTGGGAGCACTTTAAGATAGTTGCTGCAGCATACAACGGCGGGCAGTCTCCGATAATTGACGCTCTTGACACGGCTAAAAAAGAAAACGGGAAGGAATACTGGCAGCAGAAATGGAGCGACATTGAGCCCTTCATAACAAAGGCATGCGACCCCTATTACAATGCATACAAATCAAAGGCAGAGGAAATCAGGTATTATGTTGAAAAAATCAGCAAGGCATACACCCTTTACAGCACTCACTTTCAGATTGAGAAAATAGCAGAAAACGCAGGCAATATTCCAACCGCAGAGATAATAAAAGAGATAAAGGACAGGTAAAAGCGCAGGGAATATTTCTGTTGATGAAATAGTTGAAATGATAAGGAAAAAAGAAAATTCAAAATTATAAATTCCGTTTTTTTTTTAAATAAATTATAATAAAAAATTGCGGTTCATTAAATCGCTTAATCAGAGTTTTGAGCAGTCAAACTCTATCTCTCTTCTGGAAATGTTCTCTGCCATTGCAGAGATGATTTTTTCAGGCTCAACCCCGAATTTGACTTTTCCGTCAAGAGTTCGTAGTGCAGCAGAGCTGTTCTTTATCTCCTTGTCCCCTATTGTAAGCACAATCGGGATTTTCTGGAGCTGCGCCTCCCTTATCTTGTAGTTTATGGTCTCTGCCTTTGCATCTATGTCAACCCTGATTCCCTTATTTTCCATTCTGCTTTTCAGTTTTTCTGCATATTCATTGTGCCTGTCTGCAACAGTCAGGATTCTCGCTTGTATTGGAGATAGCCAGAGCGGGAATTTTCCTGCAAAATGTTCAATCAGGATTCCAGTGAACCTTTCCATGCTTCCGTAGATTACGCGATGCAGCATTACAGGAGTGTGCTTCTTTCCATCCTGTCCGTCATATTTTAAGTCAAATTTGATGGGCATCTGGAAATCCAGCTGGACTGTCCCGCACTGCCATGTCCTTCCTATGCAGTCCTTTATGTGAAAGTCAATCTTCGGGCCGTAGAATGCGCCTTCGCCCTCATTTATCTTGTATGGTATTTTTAGCCCGTCAAGCGCGCCCTTCAGCTTTTCCTCTGCCTTGTTCCACATGGAAAGCTCCCCCATGTAATTTTCAGGTCTTGTTGAAAGTTCAACAGCGTATGTGAATCCGAATTTCTTGTAGAACCTGTCAATGAGTGAGATTACCTCTTTTACCTCATTTTCAATCTGCTCTTCTGTAACATAGATGTGCGCATCATCCTGGGTGAAGCACCTCACCCTGAAAAGTCCGGATAGCACTCCTGAAAGTTCGTGCCTGTGCACAAGCCCCATCTCTGCAAGCCGCAGTGGGAATTCCTTGTAGCTTCTTACCGAAGTCTTGTAGACAAGTATCCCTCCCGGGCAGTTCATGGGCTTTACTGCAAAGTCCCTGTCATCAATCTTTGTGAAATACATGTTTTCCTTGTAGTGCTCCCAGTGCCCGCTCTGCTCCCAAAGCCCCCGCGAAAGTATGATGGGAGTTTTTATCTCAGAATATCCTGCCTTCCTGTGCTCCTCGCGCCAGAACTGCGCAAGCTCGTTTAAAATAACCATGCCCTTTGGATGGAAGAAAGGAAATCCAGGGCCTTCCTCATGGAAACTGAAAAGGTCAAGCTCCTTTCCTATTTTCCTATGGTCCCTCTTTTCAGCCTCTTCCTGGATTTTCAGGAATTCATCCAGCATTGATTTTTCAGGAAAGGCAATTCCGTAAAGGCGCTGGAGCTGCTTGTTTTTTGAGTCAGCCCTCCAGTATGCCCCTGCAATCTTTGTGATTTTGAATGCCTTGATTAATCCTGTTGAAACCAGATGAGGACCGCGGCACAAGTCAAAGAAGTCCCCCTGCTGGTATATTGTTATTGAGCCAGCAGGAAGCTCAGATATCATTTCAAGCTTGTATGGATTTTCCCTGAAAAGCTCATTTGCCTTCTCCTTTGTGATTTCCTGCCTTTCAATTTTCAGGTTCTCTTTTGCAATCTTCTGCATTTCTGCTTCAATTTTTGCAATGTCCTCTGGATTGAACGGCTCATGCTCTATGTCATAGTAGAATCCCGCATCAACAGCAGGCCCGATTGTGAGAAGCGCTTTTGGGAAAAGCCTTTTCACTGCGTGCGCCATTAAATGGGCTGCGCTGTGCCTGAACACTTCCTTTCCCTCTTTTGAGTCAAATTTCAGGAAGAGTATTGCAGAATCCTTTGTGATTGGCGCGGTTATGTCAAAAAGTTCTTCTCCAAGCTTGACTGCTATTGCATTTCTTATTCCAAGCGCCTTTGCAATCTCTTCGCCAGAGATTCCGCTTGCATATTCCTTTACTGACTTGTCCGGAAAGGTTAGTTTTACCATTTTTTCATCTCTGCCTTGGCGGTCAACAATGCCGCTTCAGCACATCTCTAAATCCAGCAATTATATATAAAACTTTTGGGATATTCAGGCAGATAAAAACAAATGAAAAAAGAAAAAATGCCAGTTGCATTGCATTATTTTTCTTAAAAAATACTCACTTATAAGTAGTTAAAAATAGAAAGATTTATAAGAAACAAATGCAAATTATGCCTTATGATAATCCTTCCGCAGGATTTTAAGATAGAACTCCGGAATGAGCATATTCTGTATTCTCAGATAAAAAACAGCTATGTTGAGGATGGCATTGCCTTAAGTGCAAAAACCCAGATAAAAGAGAGCCCGATTGAGAAGATTG contains the following coding sequences:
- a CDS encoding transglycosylase SLT domain-containing protein, translating into MENKKEPEYLERIRAECESHRRMLYNTGYSTHEDKHPKKQKNILKTIGKSLIPLALAGVIGVSIGGFGAKYEAAPKNSGTAYAYSSESKIANSDSVKIGLEEILNPEELTAEKKEDLGADIKPSYSEMLNSSIENVLYRIPEEKLDYYLKNSRAIHMDEKYLPLVKELSSKFGMDAATLASIIEVESNWNVKCESSWGAASLMQVTRNSSTDQEWKNRYDPRTNISAGIRIWKAKENALSFAEPPEALKQENPSLYWKASWEHFKIVAAAYNGGQSPIIDALDTAKKENGKEYWQQKWSDIEPFITKACDPYYNAYKSKAEEIRYYVEKISKAYTLYSTHFQIEKIAENAGNIPTAEIIKEIKDR
- a CDS encoding DUF1461 domain-containing protein, giving the protein MKSIKKRSETHAFLGVIFSVVLLFLLFLMNFRILIFNGAYYRSEFRRIGVYDSFYKIGIDSGAVDSELSKILLFFQGKANLENGLLSGEEISHLNDVRILINQGLCLFYLLFLLLLIMGLFIALEKNRSFIFYSPRSAVIIAFAFFGLILAFSFFPHVFERAFVIFHWVFFPQGNWAFPAGSRMLLLFPEQLFRDFLVHSSLLFLCEAIALFLAFLLIKRERFK
- the thrS gene encoding threonine--tRNA ligase, giving the protein MVKLTFPDKSVKEYASGISGEEIAKALGIRNAIAVKLGEELFDITAPITKDSAILFLKFDSKEGKEVFRHSAAHLMAHAVKRLFPKALLTIGPAVDAGFYYDIEHEPFNPEDIAKIEAEMQKIAKENLKIERQEITKEKANELFRENPYKLEMISELPAGSITIYQQGDFFDLCRGPHLVSTGLIKAFKITKIAGAYWRADSKNKQLQRLYGIAFPEKSMLDEFLKIQEEAEKRDHRKIGKELDLFSFHEEGPGFPFFHPKGMVILNELAQFWREEHRKAGYSEIKTPIILSRGLWEQSGHWEHYKENMYFTKIDDRDFAVKPMNCPGGILVYKTSVRSYKEFPLRLAEMGLVHRHELSGVLSGLFRVRCFTQDDAHIYVTEEQIENEVKEVISLIDRFYKKFGFTYAVELSTRPENYMGELSMWNKAEEKLKGALDGLKIPYKINEGEGAFYGPKIDFHIKDCIGRTWQCGTVQLDFQMPIKFDLKYDGQDGKKHTPVMLHRVIYGSMERFTGILIEHFAGKFPLWLSPIQARILTVADRHNEYAEKLKSRMENKGIRVDIDAKAETINYKIREAQLQKIPIVLTIGDKEIKNSSAALRTLDGKVKFGVEPEKIISAMAENISRREIEFDCSKL